Proteins co-encoded in one Flavivirga eckloniae genomic window:
- a CDS encoding PAS domain-containing sensor histidine kinase produces the protein MFQHDVFNLLFEAIIEGVIVVDEDQKIVASNAAAKKMFGYEADEIINKPLSIIIPKEYHAYHKEQTQKFITKRDTREMGKGRDLYAVKKNKEVFPVEIGLNTFEVYDKAYILALVTDISIRKQYEKKIQSLNAALEKKVETRTKELKTVVAELKTVNIELDNENKKRIQAEKDAKIALKKERELNELKTKFLSLVSHEFKTPLSGILTSTMLLSKYRLSEEQEKRDKHIKIIGDKVHYLNNILNDFLSIERLEKGRVKYSPRTFKISKVVNEVVYYANMLLKDGQTINYPENIDDFSLVQDEKIVELILSNLVYNAIKYSSENAIIDMDIKQDDKVTTFKIKDNGIGIPEADQKNIFNRYFRAENVLLTQGTGIGLNIVKQHLENLGGSISFKSKENVGTTFYVKLPNRLEL, from the coding sequence ATGTTTCAGCATGATGTTTTTAATTTGTTATTTGAAGCTATCATTGAAGGCGTGATTGTGGTTGATGAAGATCAAAAAATTGTGGCCTCAAATGCTGCGGCAAAAAAAATGTTTGGTTATGAGGCAGATGAGATTATAAATAAACCGCTAAGCATTATTATTCCTAAGGAATACCACGCATACCATAAGGAACAAACCCAAAAGTTTATTACGAAGCGAGATACCCGCGAAATGGGTAAAGGAAGGGATTTATACGCCGTAAAAAAGAACAAAGAAGTATTTCCTGTTGAAATTGGGTTAAACACGTTCGAGGTATACGACAAGGCTTATATATTAGCTTTAGTTACCGATATTTCTATTCGCAAGCAATACGAAAAAAAAATACAAAGTTTAAACGCTGCGCTAGAGAAGAAGGTAGAAACCCGAACAAAGGAATTAAAAACGGTGGTAGCAGAACTTAAAACTGTGAATATTGAGCTTGATAACGAGAATAAAAAACGGATTCAAGCCGAGAAAGATGCCAAGATTGCTCTTAAAAAAGAACGCGAACTTAATGAGTTGAAAACAAAATTCTTGTCGTTAGTGTCGCACGAATTTAAAACGCCATTAAGTGGTATATTAACCTCTACCATGCTGTTGAGCAAGTATAGGCTTTCCGAAGAACAGGAAAAAAGAGATAAGCATATTAAAATTATTGGCGATAAGGTGCATTATCTCAATAATATCTTAAATGATTTTTTATCTATTGAGCGGTTAGAGAAAGGCAGGGTAAAATACAGCCCCAGAACGTTTAAAATAAGCAAGGTGGTAAATGAGGTAGTTTACTATGCCAATATGCTGTTAAAGGATGGGCAAACGATTAACTACCCAGAAAACATTGATGATTTTTCGTTGGTTCAGGATGAAAAAATCGTAGAATTGATCTTATCGAATTTAGTGTATAATGCCATAAAGTACTCTTCGGAAAATGCTATAATCGATATGGATATAAAACAGGACGATAAGGTAACGACATTTAAAATAAAGGACAACGGAATTGGTATTCCGGAAGCAGACCAAAAAAATATTTTTAACCGTTATTTTAGGGCAGAGAATGTGCTGTTAACACAAGGTACTGGTATCGGATTAAATATTGTAAAGCAGCATCTGGAAAATTTAGGAGGCTCTATTTCTTTTAAAAGTAAAGAAAATGTAGGAACAACATTTTATGTAAAACTACCCAACCGTTTAGAACTATGA
- a CDS encoding response regulator, with amino-acid sequence MKKVLLIEDDTVLKENTLELLELSNYEVITAPNGEVGVDLAVNDIPDVIVCDIMMPEMDGYRVFEILSENEKTKYIPFIFLSAKAEHTDIRKGMNMGADDYITKPFSEEDLICTIESRLAKASILKDWRDKPVLQTTEENQIKTLNDLKNFFDDNGKQYNYNSEDIVYNEGDHSNFIYLITKGLIKTYKLNEQGKELTTALYKEDDLFGYTSFAQNIPYRETAKAIKDSQLAAISKSEFRDLLDHNHEVAIALIQLLTDNLAGVKNQLLQMAYSSVNKKTAKTLVEFAKKMNRKPEDPIKISRSDLASVAGIATETLIRTMTNFKKQGLIDIEGRHIKILDLEKLQQVF; translated from the coding sequence ATGAAAAAAGTATTGTTAATAGAAGATGATACTGTTTTAAAGGAAAATACCCTGGAGTTATTAGAGCTTTCCAACTACGAGGTTATTACGGCGCCAAATGGAGAAGTAGGGGTAGATTTAGCTGTTAACGATATACCAGATGTTATTGTTTGCGATATTATGATGCCGGAAATGGATGGTTATCGTGTGTTCGAAATACTGTCTGAAAATGAGAAAACAAAGTACATTCCGTTTATCTTTTTGTCTGCAAAAGCAGAACATACAGATATAAGAAAAGGTATGAATATGGGGGCAGACGATTATATTACAAAACCTTTTAGTGAAGAAGATCTTATATGTACTATAGAAAGCCGTTTGGCTAAAGCTTCAATCTTAAAGGATTGGAGAGATAAACCAGTTCTCCAAACGACTGAAGAAAACCAAATTAAAACACTTAACGACCTAAAGAATTTTTTTGACGATAACGGAAAACAGTACAACTACAATAGCGAAGATATTGTTTACAATGAAGGTGATCACTCCAATTTTATTTACCTTATAACAAAGGGGCTCATAAAAACCTATAAATTAAATGAGCAAGGTAAAGAACTTACAACAGCTTTGTATAAAGAAGATGATTTGTTTGGGTATACCTCGTTTGCTCAAAATATACCTTACCGGGAAACGGCAAAAGCTATTAAAGATTCACAGTTGGCAGCAATATCGAAGAGCGAATTCAGGGATTTACTAGATCACAATCATGAGGTTGCGATAGCACTCATACAGTTACTTACCGATAATTTAGCTGGAGTAAAAAATCAATTACTACAAATGGCTTACAGTTCTGTGAACAAAAAAACCGCAAAAACATTGGTTGAGTTTGCAAAAAAAATGAACAGAAAGCCAGAAGATCCTATAAAAATTTCCCGAAGTGATTTGGCAAGTGTTGCGGGCATTGCTACGGAGACATTAATTAGAACCATGACAAATTTTAAAAAGCAGGGTTTGATCGATATTGAAGGCAGACATATTAAAATACTAGATTTAGAAAAGCTACAACAGGTGTTTTAA
- a CDS encoding universal stress protein — protein sequence MKNILLPTDFSENSWNAIRYALNFFENTTCDFYLLHVTRSNNLETGEMPYGLTPELTDTHYLKPAKKQLRQLLKQIAKQFSPRKNHRFYTLTDYNFFIDSIRKHIENKKIDMIVMGTKGASGLKEYIVGSNTGDVIKKVPCTTLVVPENTLYAAIKEVAFPTDFSLSYNINTLQPISEIVEETGAFLRIVHINRNGDDLNDDQQEYKGIIEDFFNDYSHSFHFLNNKKVEDAIQCFVESRDINMIVMVAKNLNYFQQILFHTRVEKISYHTDIPFLVLHE from the coding sequence ATGAAAAATATACTATTACCAACAGACTTTTCGGAGAATTCATGGAATGCGATAAGGTATGCCCTTAATTTTTTTGAAAACACCACCTGCGATTTTTATTTATTACATGTTACCAGATCAAATAATTTAGAAACCGGGGAGATGCCCTATGGGTTAACTCCAGAGCTTACAGATACTCATTATTTAAAACCGGCAAAAAAACAATTAAGGCAATTGTTAAAGCAGATAGCAAAACAATTTAGCCCTCGTAAAAATCATAGGTTTTATACACTAACAGATTACAATTTTTTTATAGATTCTATACGAAAGCATATCGAAAATAAAAAAATCGATATGATCGTAATGGGTACCAAAGGCGCATCAGGTTTAAAGGAATACATTGTAGGGAGTAATACGGGTGATGTTATTAAAAAGGTACCATGCACTACATTAGTGGTACCCGAAAACACGTTGTATGCTGCAATTAAAGAAGTGGCTTTCCCAACAGATTTTTCGCTATCGTACAACATAAATACGCTGCAACCCATTTCGGAAATTGTTGAAGAAACTGGGGCTTTTTTACGTATCGTGCATATAAACAGAAATGGTGATGACTTAAATGACGATCAGCAGGAATACAAAGGGATTATAGAAGATTTTTTTAATGATTATTCACACAGTTTTCATTTTTTAAACAATAAGAAAGTAGAAGATGCCATACAGTGTTTCGTAGAAAGCAGGGATATAAACATGATTGTCATGGTGGCAAAAAACCTAAACTATTTTCAGCAAATATTGTTTCATACCAGAGTAGAAAAAATAAGTTATCATACAGACATACCTTTTTTAGTACTTCACGAATAA
- a CDS encoding universal stress protein, translating into MRKILIPTDFSANATNAINYALELFKYEVCIFYFMHAFQDDIYTDEALLTREALSETTKIVGDQSQKELETTLKDVKERCPNPRFSYRIIASNNVLVDEADKIVDEENIDIIVMGTRGKTNDRKLSFGSHTLQVLKYVACPVLAIPEGYKYTQPKHVLFPTNYLIPFKRRELKLLCEMLFPFRAKIDMLYVSINDGLSLRQEDNKAFVAESLRKNNVNFYTVKKKQITRTINAYINEKAIDMLVMVNTRHSHLENILFQSRFDKIGLNINIPFLALQNIKRDT; encoded by the coding sequence ATGAGAAAAATATTGATTCCAACAGATTTTTCGGCTAATGCTACAAATGCTATTAATTATGCTTTAGAACTTTTTAAGTATGAGGTGTGTATCTTTTATTTCATGCATGCGTTTCAAGACGATATTTATACAGACGAAGCTTTATTGACTAGAGAAGCATTAAGTGAAACGACCAAGATTGTTGGCGATCAATCTCAAAAAGAATTAGAAACTACCTTAAAAGACGTTAAGGAAAGGTGTCCTAACCCCAGATTTAGCTATCGTATTATCGCTTCAAATAATGTTTTGGTAGACGAAGCCGATAAGATCGTAGACGAAGAAAATATAGACATTATAGTTATGGGTACACGTGGCAAGACCAACGATAGGAAACTAAGCTTTGGAAGCCATACGTTGCAAGTATTAAAATACGTAGCATGTCCCGTTTTGGCTATTCCAGAAGGCTATAAATATACCCAACCTAAGCATGTGCTATTTCCAACAAACTATTTAATTCCGTTTAAGAGAAGAGAGCTTAAGTTATTATGCGAAATGCTATTTCCTTTTAGGGCTAAAATAGACATGCTTTACGTTTCAATAAATGATGGGTTATCATTAAGACAAGAAGATAACAAAGCTTTTGTAGCAGAATCGCTTCGTAAAAATAACGTCAACTTTTATACCGTAAAAAAGAAACAAATAACAAGAACCATTAACGCATATATAAACGAAAAAGCTATAGACATGCTGGTTATGGTTAATACGAGACATTCCCATCTGGAAAATATACTATTTCAATCCAGATTCGATAAAATAGGGTTGAATATTAATATTCCATTTCTGGCATTACAGAATATAAAGAGAGACACTTAG
- a CDS encoding universal stress protein — MKRILLPTDFSDNSWNAIKYALELFKNDTCTFYMLNTYTPVVYHVEYVLVNPSQFGLADSIKKVSKRELEAFYEKIKKTFNNPNHSFECLSKFNSLIPEIKEQVKEKSIDLIVMGTKGATGAVEVLFGSNTVHVLNQVKCPVLAIPDHFSYEKPHEVLFPTDYEVAFENKHLGLPLEIAKKHTSRINVLHVSYGYDLSETQEKNKQLIEHELNETTSLFHDVSNQNVEDAINKFQTKNKVNMLIMINNKHSFFENLFFKKLINHIGFHLKIPFLVIPS, encoded by the coding sequence ATGAAAAGGATATTATTACCCACAGATTTTTCAGATAATTCCTGGAATGCGATTAAGTACGCTTTGGAATTGTTTAAAAACGACACCTGTACGTTTTATATGCTTAATACGTACACACCTGTTGTTTACCATGTAGAATATGTTTTAGTGAATCCGTCCCAGTTTGGTTTAGCAGATTCTATTAAGAAAGTTTCAAAACGAGAACTGGAAGCTTTTTATGAGAAAATTAAGAAGACGTTTAATAATCCCAACCATAGCTTTGAGTGCCTATCTAAATTCAACTCGTTAATACCAGAAATAAAAGAACAGGTTAAGGAAAAATCAATAGACCTTATTGTTATGGGAACAAAAGGAGCTACAGGGGCTGTAGAAGTACTCTTTGGTTCCAATACGGTACATGTATTAAACCAGGTGAAATGTCCGGTTTTGGCAATTCCAGATCATTTTAGTTACGAAAAACCACACGAAGTATTATTTCCAACAGATTACGAAGTTGCGTTCGAAAACAAACATTTGGGATTACCTCTCGAAATTGCTAAAAAACATACATCTAGAATTAATGTGTTACACGTATCGTACGGTTACGATTTATCTGAAACACAAGAAAAGAATAAGCAGCTTATAGAACATGAGCTAAATGAAACAACAAGTCTCTTTCACGATGTTAGCAATCAAAATGTAGAAGATGCAATTAATAAGTTTCAAACGAAAAATAAAGTTAACATGCTCATTATGATTAATAATAAGCACTCCTTTTTCGAAAATTTATTCTTTAAAAAATTAATTAATCATATAGGATTTCATTTAAAGATTCCATTTTTAGTGATTCCTTCTTAA
- a CDS encoding universal stress protein gives METKNMNILLPTDFSDNSWSAIVYALKLYANEPCTFYILNSAHLKVSAMSDMSNKIVKVMKDNAIKELLELKNLAENANANANHEFETILSLEDLKTGIQKAVEKYAIDLVVMGTKGATGAKEVFFGSNTVRIIKKMRKCPVLIIPEDYDFVKPEQIAFPTDFNRFYGQVELQPLKDLAALYNSEIRIVHINAETKLNEVQEYNISSLQSYLEDFEHSFHWMPDYSKKAVEINDFIEELKIDVLAMVNYKHSFIESIVNEPVIKTIGFSPKVPFLVIPD, from the coding sequence ATGGAAACAAAAAATATGAATATTTTATTGCCCACCGATTTTTCAGATAATTCATGGAGTGCAATTGTTTACGCATTAAAACTTTATGCAAACGAGCCTTGTACATTTTACATTTTAAATTCTGCACATTTAAAAGTATCAGCAATGTCCGATATGTCCAATAAAATTGTGAAGGTCATGAAGGATAACGCTATAAAAGAACTGTTGGAATTAAAGAATTTAGCAGAAAATGCCAATGCCAACGCCAACCATGAGTTTGAAACCATACTAAGTCTGGAAGATTTAAAAACGGGCATACAAAAAGCAGTAGAGAAGTATGCTATAGATCTAGTTGTTATGGGAACCAAAGGGGCAACAGGAGCTAAAGAGGTTTTCTTTGGTAGTAATACCGTGAGAATTATAAAAAAAATGAGGAAATGCCCCGTTTTAATAATTCCAGAAGATTACGATTTTGTTAAACCAGAACAGATTGCTTTTCCAACCGATTTTAACCGATTTTATGGCCAAGTTGAATTACAACCGTTAAAAGATCTGGCGGCGCTCTATAATTCTGAGATTCGTATCGTGCACATTAATGCAGAAACTAAATTAAATGAAGTACAGGAGTATAACATTTCGTCCTTGCAGAGCTATTTGGAAGATTTTGAACATAGTTTTCATTGGATGCCAGATTACTCAAAAAAGGCAGTAGAAATCAATGATTTTATAGAAGAACTAAAAATAGATGTTCTTGCTATGGTTAATTACAAGCACAGTTTTATAGAAAGTATCGTTAACGAACCAGTTATTAAAACAATAGGCTTTAGTCCTAAAGTACCTTTTTTGGTAATTCCAGATTAA
- a CDS encoding ATP cone domain-containing protein, translated as MQKNSIDIIKSSGEKVKFSLEKLRNSLTNTGAEDTVVQQIIDTVISELYSGISTKEIYNRAFALLKKKKSYFASRYKLKKAIYELGPTGFPFERFIGAVLKYSGYEIQIDKTLQGKCVNHEIDVIATKNNKTHIIECKFHGEQGLNCNVKVPLYIGSRYNDVKANWHSSTKKETTLSSCWVVTNTRFTKDALAYGNCIGLYLLSWDYPKGNSLKERIDRLGLYPITVSTLLTNREKQFLLSRDIVLCRELIGDVFYLDHLGISNTRKEKILNEIKHLCKH; from the coding sequence ATGCAAAAAAACAGTATCGATATCATTAAATCATCAGGAGAAAAAGTAAAATTCTCATTAGAAAAACTTCGTAATTCTTTAACGAATACAGGGGCAGAAGATACCGTTGTTCAACAAATAATCGATACTGTAATAAGCGAATTATACTCAGGCATTTCAACCAAAGAAATATATAACCGGGCTTTTGCCTTACTTAAAAAAAAGAAGAGTTATTTTGCTTCAAGATATAAACTTAAAAAAGCGATATACGAATTAGGGCCTACGGGTTTTCCGTTCGAACGTTTTATTGGAGCTGTTTTAAAATACTCAGGCTACGAAATTCAAATAGATAAAACCTTGCAGGGCAAATGCGTAAACCACGAAATAGACGTTATAGCCACCAAGAATAACAAAACCCATATAATAGAATGTAAGTTTCATGGAGAGCAAGGGCTAAACTGCAACGTAAAGGTACCCTTGTACATTGGTTCGCGTTATAACGATGTAAAAGCGAATTGGCATTCCAGCACCAAAAAAGAAACCACATTATCATCATGTTGGGTTGTAACCAACACAAGATTTACTAAAGACGCTTTGGCGTATGGCAATTGTATTGGACTATACTTGTTAAGTTGGGATTATCCGAAAGGAAACAGTTTAAAAGAAAGAATAGATAGGTTAGGGCTGTACCCAATAACCGTATCTACGCTACTTACCAATAGAGAAAAACAATTTTTATTAAGCAGGGATATAGTGCTCTGTCGCGAGTTAATTGGAGACGTTTTTTATCTAGACCATCTAGGCATTTCCAATACCAGAAAGGAAAAAATACTTAACGAAATAAAACACCTTTGTAAACATTAA
- a CDS encoding MBL fold metallo-hydrolase RNA specificity domain-containing protein — translation MVHCAKVHFMGAAGTVTGSKFLIEAFGKNILIDCGMFQGLKELRKLNWDKLPVNVKDIDIVLLTHGHLDHVGYLPRLVKQGFRGEIIGTAPTLAIAEIILKDSAKIHEEEAKKANEEQYTKHDPALPFYTIKDVEKTITRFRVEILDRWRTFSGQISYRFQYNGHIIGATFIELDINGKRFVFSGDIGRSNDALLDDPKKPKWVDYLFLESTYGDKHHPDENLEALLSVLIKDTINKNGNLIIPSFAVERLQTLMYILWKLYKKNKIPNIPVFVDSPMGNNVLEVFKRFPKWHKLSVSDYNAMCNHVNIIQSYKETWETIDDARSKIIIAGSGMVTGGRVLTYLQQLIDEETTTVLLVGYQAEGTRGRQLLDGAKDIKFFGKYYPVKANIKNIESLSAHADQPGLINWLSGVKNIPESVFLIHGESSALKSLSIKIKDTYGWQVSSPKLHDTETLII, via the coding sequence ATGGTCCATTGTGCTAAAGTTCATTTTATGGGCGCAGCTGGTACAGTAACCGGTTCGAAATTTCTTATTGAAGCCTTTGGGAAAAACATACTTATAGATTGTGGTATGTTTCAAGGTCTTAAAGAATTGCGCAAGCTTAACTGGGATAAACTCCCGGTGAATGTTAAAGACATTGACATCGTATTACTAACCCACGGTCATTTAGATCATGTTGGCTATTTGCCAAGGCTAGTAAAACAAGGTTTTCGAGGCGAGATAATAGGTACAGCACCTACGCTGGCTATTGCTGAGATTATACTTAAGGACAGTGCAAAAATCCATGAAGAAGAAGCAAAAAAAGCAAATGAGGAGCAATACACCAAACACGATCCTGCATTGCCATTTTATACCATTAAAGATGTTGAAAAAACGATAACACGGTTTCGGGTAGAAATTCTCGATAGATGGAGAACCTTTTCCGGGCAAATATCCTATCGTTTTCAATATAATGGTCATATTATAGGAGCGACCTTTATTGAGCTTGATATAAACGGAAAACGTTTTGTGTTTTCCGGTGATATAGGCAGGAGTAACGATGCGTTGTTAGACGATCCTAAGAAACCAAAATGGGTCGATTATTTATTTCTGGAAAGCACCTATGGCGATAAGCACCACCCAGATGAGAATCTAGAAGCATTGCTTTCAGTATTAATAAAGGATACCATTAACAAAAACGGAAACTTAATTATACCAAGTTTTGCAGTAGAACGCTTGCAAACACTTATGTATATACTTTGGAAACTCTACAAAAAGAACAAAATACCCAATATCCCTGTTTTTGTAGATAGCCCAATGGGAAATAATGTATTAGAGGTTTTTAAACGATTTCCCAAATGGCACAAGCTATCTGTTTCCGATTACAATGCGATGTGCAATCATGTAAATATTATTCAATCCTATAAAGAAACCTGGGAAACTATTGACGATGCAAGATCTAAAATAATTATAGCAGGCAGTGGTATGGTTACGGGAGGACGTGTATTAACATATTTACAGCAACTTATAGACGAAGAAACCACAACGGTTTTATTAGTAGGCTATCAAGCAGAAGGAACAAGAGGACGTCAATTATTGGATGGCGCAAAGGATATTAAATTTTTCGGAAAATACTATCCCGTTAAAGCCAATATAAAAAATATAGAAAGCTTGTCGGCACATGCAGATCAACCAGGCCTTATAAATTGGTTGTCGGGTGTAAAGAATATTCCAGAAAGCGTATTTCTAATCCACGGCGAATCATCAGCCTTAAAAAGTTTAAGCATTAAAATTAAAGATACATACGGTTGGCAGGTAAGCAGCCCTAAATTACATGACACTGAAACACTAATTATATAA
- a CDS encoding Hsp20/alpha crystallin family protein, with product MTLIRFNNRNRLFPWNNGLKNFLGHDDFFNDDFFGEDSLMPAMNVKEDDNSFEIEFAAPGFNKTDFEVTIEDDMLHVCGEKRKEEEEKDEGYTRKEFSYNSFKRSLKLPISVNQNEEVRAIYENGILTLKLLKNEEAKQLPKKIIEIA from the coding sequence ATGACACTTATTAGATTTAACAATCGGAACAGATTATTCCCTTGGAATAATGGTCTAAAAAATTTTTTAGGCCATGATGATTTTTTTAACGATGATTTCTTTGGAGAAGATAGTCTAATGCCAGCGATGAATGTGAAGGAGGACGATAATAGCTTCGAAATTGAATTTGCTGCTCCCGGATTTAACAAAACGGACTTTGAGGTTACAATCGAAGACGACATGTTACATGTATGTGGAGAAAAAAGAAAGGAAGAAGAAGAGAAGGATGAAGGTTATACTCGTAAAGAGTTTAGTTACAATTCATTTAAAAGATCTTTAAAATTACCAATCTCAGTAAATCAAAACGAAGAAGTAAGAGCCATTTACGAAAATGGTATTCTAACATTGAAATTGTTGAAAAACGAAGAAGCAAAACAATTACCAAAAAAAATAATTGAAATTGCTTAA
- a CDS encoding T9SS type B sorting domain-containing protein, producing the protein MRNFTITTYIVVVFLLVTGKLCGQMVIQHPLLGEGFSRWEKACASDAFNSYEVIFHFTQAELTASTQFVLELSDNTGDFSSPEILHTSAVGAITASPGKVSVAMPITVSGEGYKIRVRSIGPDATSSPSDAFPAYYKIHNETFTINKSQPTGVFCAGGSYLLTIDNPGEPGNNSPLQFSSLTFNWYKETGPDTKDFIATAPSLEVTTPGTYFVETNYGSCSLGVITSDSNRVTITEAVSVGSSSITSSLGNPYCASLGSTTLTTVSANTYQWYIDGVEISGATEQTYVTDQSGKYSVNITLNGCSTSASIDLDANLFTSSIDVEVSPAVNLIPASGALEVNITDTASSPTYEWYLNGNLITGANGSSFDITEIGSYKAVVSQTVGCESSKEFLFEVTETFPNVEKIPNLISPNGDGTNDTWVIPKTYVSGTNTEVILVSSQGEIVLQTKDYQNNWPQDDLSFKAVNPVYYYIIITEDNKTRKGSITVVK; encoded by the coding sequence ATGCGGAATTTTACTATTACTACTTATATAGTTGTTGTTTTCCTGTTAGTTACAGGAAAACTATGTGGGCAAATGGTCATACAACATCCATTGTTGGGTGAAGGTTTTTCAAGATGGGAAAAAGCCTGCGCCAGTGATGCTTTTAATTCATATGAAGTAATATTTCATTTTACACAAGCAGAATTAACAGCTTCTACTCAATTTGTGTTGGAACTTTCTGATAATACAGGAGATTTTTCAAGTCCTGAGATTCTTCATACTTCTGCAGTGGGCGCTATCACAGCATCGCCAGGTAAAGTCAGTGTGGCTATGCCAATAACGGTATCGGGCGAGGGATATAAAATTAGAGTTAGAAGCATTGGACCAGATGCGACTAGCTCGCCATCTGATGCGTTTCCTGCTTATTATAAGATTCATAATGAGACTTTTACTATAAATAAATCACAACCAACAGGTGTCTTTTGCGCAGGTGGAAGTTATTTATTAACAATAGATAATCCAGGTGAACCTGGGAACAATTCCCCTTTACAATTCTCTTCGCTTACATTTAATTGGTATAAAGAAACGGGTCCAGATACAAAGGACTTTATTGCAACAGCTCCAAGTTTGGAAGTAACCACACCAGGAACCTATTTTGTAGAGACAAATTATGGGTCCTGTAGTTTGGGAGTTATAACTTCAGATTCAAATAGGGTAACCATTACAGAAGCAGTATCTGTAGGTTCAAGTAGCATAACATCTAGTTTAGGTAATCCGTATTGCGCTAGTTTAGGATCTACAACACTTACCACGGTTTCAGCCAATACCTACCAATGGTATATAGATGGCGTTGAAATATCAGGAGCAACAGAGCAGACATACGTAACCGATCAATCAGGCAAGTATTCTGTAAACATTACTTTAAATGGTTGTTCAACAAGTGCTTCTATCGACCTGGATGCCAATCTGTTTACGAGTAGTATCGATGTAGAAGTCTCCCCAGCAGTTAATCTTATACCCGCAAGTGGTGCCTTAGAGGTAAATATTACAGATACCGCTTCCAGTCCAACATACGAATGGTATTTAAATGGCAACCTAATTACAGGAGCCAATGGTTCTAGTTTCGATATAACAGAAATAGGAAGTTATAAAGCTGTAGTTTCTCAAACCGTAGGATGCGAATCTTCCAAAGAATTTCTCTTTGAGGTTACAGAAACTTTCCCTAATGTAGAAAAAATACCAAACCTTATAAGTCCGAATGGAGATGGAACAAACGATACATGGGTGATACCAAAAACCTATGTAAGTGGTACAAATACAGAGGTTATTTTAGTAAGCTCACAAGGAGAAATTGTCTTGCAAACCAAGGATTATCAGAATAATTGGCCGCAGGACGATCTAAGTTTTAAAGCAGTAAACCCAGTTTACTATTATATAATAATAACAGAAGACAATAAAACACGTAAAGGTTCAATAACAGTGGTAAAATAA